A genomic stretch from Arachis stenosperma cultivar V10309 chromosome 3, arast.V10309.gnm1.PFL2, whole genome shotgun sequence includes:
- the LOC130968910 gene encoding cationic amino acid transporter 1 isoform X2 — MSRMGIDGGARRRGCAPRREDFFPEESFRSFGSYSKAFKETPWRLKDRVLTRSNDNTELVEVKARSSHEMKKTLNWWDLIWFGIGAVIGSGIFVLTGLEARDDAGPAVVLSYVVSGISALLSVFCYTEFAVEIPVAGGSFAYLRVELGDFVAFIGAGNILLEYVIGGAAVARSWTSYFATLCNKKPDDFRIIVHKMNPDYGHLDPIAVGILIIITILAVYSTKGSSIFNYIASLFHMVVIVFIIIAGLINAKTENYTDFVPYGVRGVFKASAVLFFAYVGFDAVSTMAEETKNPAKDIPIGLVGSMVLTTTLYCLLAVTLCLMQPYKTIDPDAPFSVAFSAVGWDWAKYIVALGALKGMTTVLLVSAVGQARYLTHIARTHMMPPWFAHVHEKTGTPVNATVTMLAATAIIAFFTNLGILANLLSISTLFIFMLVALGILVRRYYSSGVTTKQNQIKLIVCLVIILGSSCGIAAYWASSDGWIGYVIAGPLWLIGTGGLWLGVPQAKQPKLWGVPLVPWLPSLSIAINIFLLGSIDKQSFIRFLAWTGFLLVYYVFVGLHASYDTAKQFETQKGTKEAEAHWNKVEEGVDGKVSHTPSTS, encoded by the exons ATGAGTAGGATGGGAATCGACGGAGGAGCACGCCGGAGAGGATGCGCGCCACGGAGGGAAGATTTCTTCCCGGAGGAGTCGTTTAGAAGCTTCGGGAGCTACAGCAAGGCGTTCAAGGAGACGCCGTGGAGGTTGAAGGATCGGGTTCTGACCCGATCCAATGACAATACGGAGCTTGTGGAAGTGAAGGCTCGGAGCAGCCACGAGATGAAGAAGACGCTCAATTGGTGGGACCTAATCTGGTTCGGGATCGGCGCCGTCATCGGCTCCGGAATTTTCGTTCTCACTGGTCTTGAAGCCCGTGACGACGCTGGACCCGCCGTTGTGCTGTCTTACGTCGTCTCCGGCATCTCTGCCTTGCTCTCTGTTTTCTGTTACACCGAGTTCGCCGTCGAAATACCCGTCGCAG gTGGATCATTTGCCTACTTAAGAGTAGAGCTAGGAGACTTTGTGGCCTTTATAGGAGCCGGAAACATCCTCCTTGAGTATGTAATAGGCGGCGCCGCCGTAGCGCGGTCATGGACATCATATTTTGCCACCCTGTGTAACAAAAAACCTGATGACTTCCGTATAATAGTCCACAAAATGAACCCTGATTATGGCCATCTTGACCCTATAGCGGTTGGAATCCTCATAATCATCACCATCCTTGCAGTGTACAGCACCAAAGGCTCTTCCATCTTCAACTACATCGCCTCACTCTTCCACATGGTCGTCATTGTCTTCATCATAATCGCCGGCCTCATCAATGCCAAAACTGAAAACTACACTGACTTTGTTCCTTATGGTGTCCGTGGTGTGTTCAAAGCTTCAGCAGTTCTTTTCTTTGCATATGTAGGATTTGATGCAGTGTCAACCATGGCTGAAGAAACTAAGAACCCTGCCAAGGACATTCCCATTGGCCTTGTAGGCTCAATGGTGCTTACCACAACACTTTATTGCTTATTAGCAGTTACACTATGCCTTATGCAACCTTACAAGACCATTGACCCAGATGCACCGTTTTCGGTTGCTTTTTCTGCTGTTGGATGGGATTGGGCTAAGTATATTGTTGCATTGGGTGCATTGAAGGGAATGACGACAGTGTTATTGGTAAGTGCAGTTGGTCAAGCTCGTTACCTTACTCACATTGCACGTACCCACATGATGCCTCCTTGGTTTGCTCATGTTCATGAGAAAACAGGGACACCAGTGAATGCCACAGTAACAATGCTTGCAGCTACAgctattattgctttcttcacaAACCTTGGAATCCTCGCCAACCTTCTATCAATTTCTACCCTCTTTATATTCATGCTTGTGGCACTAGGGATTCTTGTGAGGAGATACTATTCAAGTGGGGTTACCACAAAACAGAACCAGATCAAGCTCATCGTGTGTCTTGTTAtcattcttggttcttcatgtggaattGCAGCTTACTGGGCCAGCAGTGATGGTTGGATCGGGTATGTCATAGCTGGACCATTGTGGCTTATAGGGACCGGAGGACTTTGGCTTGGTGTTCCACAGGCAAAGCAGCCAAAACTCTGGGGAGTGCCTTTGGTTCCATGGCTACCTTCTCTGTCCATTGCCATTAACATATTCCTTCTTGGCTCTATTGATAAGCAATCGTTTATAAGGTTTTTGGCTTGGACAGGGTTTCTCTTGGTATACTATGTTTTTGTGGGGTTGCATGCTTCTTATGACACTGCAAAACAATTTGAAACCCAAAAGGGAACCAAGGAGGCTGAGGCACATTGGAACAAGGTTGAAGAGGGAGTGGATGGAAAAGTGTCTCATACACCATCCACTTCCTAG
- the LOC130968910 gene encoding cationic amino acid transporter 1 isoform X1, producing MGIDGGARRRGCAPRREDFFPEESFRSFGSYSKAFKETPWRLKDRVLTRSNDNTELVEVKARSSHEMKKTLNWWDLIWFGIGAVIGSGIFVLTGLEARDDAGPAVVLSYVVSGISALLSVFCYTEFAVEIPVAGGSFAYLRVELGDFVAFIGAGNILLEYVIGGAAVARSWTSYFATLCNKKPDDFRIIVHKMNPDYGHLDPIAVGILIIITILAVYSTKGSSIFNYIASLFHMVVIVFIIIAGLINAKTENYTDFVPYGVRGVFKASAVLFFAYVGFDAVSTMAEETKNPAKDIPIGLVGSMVLTTTLYCLLAVTLCLMQPYKTIDPDAPFSVAFSAVGWDWAKYIVALGALKGMTTVLLVSAVGQARYLTHIARTHMMPPWFAHVHEKTGTPVNATVTMLAATAIIAFFTNLGILANLLSISTLFIFMLVALGILVRRYYSSGVTTKQNQIKLIVCLVIILGSSCGIAAYWASSDGWIGYVIAGPLWLIGTGGLWLGVPQAKQPKLWGVPLVPWLPSLSIAINIFLLGSIDKQSFIRFLAWTGFLLVYYVFVGLHASYDTAKQFETQKGTKEAEAHWNKVEEGVDGKVSHTPSTS from the exons ATGGGAATCGACGGAGGAGCACGCCGGAGAGGATGCGCGCCACGGAGGGAAGATTTCTTCCCGGAGGAGTCGTTTAGAAGCTTCGGGAGCTACAGCAAGGCGTTCAAGGAGACGCCGTGGAGGTTGAAGGATCGGGTTCTGACCCGATCCAATGACAATACGGAGCTTGTGGAAGTGAAGGCTCGGAGCAGCCACGAGATGAAGAAGACGCTCAATTGGTGGGACCTAATCTGGTTCGGGATCGGCGCCGTCATCGGCTCCGGAATTTTCGTTCTCACTGGTCTTGAAGCCCGTGACGACGCTGGACCCGCCGTTGTGCTGTCTTACGTCGTCTCCGGCATCTCTGCCTTGCTCTCTGTTTTCTGTTACACCGAGTTCGCCGTCGAAATACCCGTCGCAG gTGGATCATTTGCCTACTTAAGAGTAGAGCTAGGAGACTTTGTGGCCTTTATAGGAGCCGGAAACATCCTCCTTGAGTATGTAATAGGCGGCGCCGCCGTAGCGCGGTCATGGACATCATATTTTGCCACCCTGTGTAACAAAAAACCTGATGACTTCCGTATAATAGTCCACAAAATGAACCCTGATTATGGCCATCTTGACCCTATAGCGGTTGGAATCCTCATAATCATCACCATCCTTGCAGTGTACAGCACCAAAGGCTCTTCCATCTTCAACTACATCGCCTCACTCTTCCACATGGTCGTCATTGTCTTCATCATAATCGCCGGCCTCATCAATGCCAAAACTGAAAACTACACTGACTTTGTTCCTTATGGTGTCCGTGGTGTGTTCAAAGCTTCAGCAGTTCTTTTCTTTGCATATGTAGGATTTGATGCAGTGTCAACCATGGCTGAAGAAACTAAGAACCCTGCCAAGGACATTCCCATTGGCCTTGTAGGCTCAATGGTGCTTACCACAACACTTTATTGCTTATTAGCAGTTACACTATGCCTTATGCAACCTTACAAGACCATTGACCCAGATGCACCGTTTTCGGTTGCTTTTTCTGCTGTTGGATGGGATTGGGCTAAGTATATTGTTGCATTGGGTGCATTGAAGGGAATGACGACAGTGTTATTGGTAAGTGCAGTTGGTCAAGCTCGTTACCTTACTCACATTGCACGTACCCACATGATGCCTCCTTGGTTTGCTCATGTTCATGAGAAAACAGGGACACCAGTGAATGCCACAGTAACAATGCTTGCAGCTACAgctattattgctttcttcacaAACCTTGGAATCCTCGCCAACCTTCTATCAATTTCTACCCTCTTTATATTCATGCTTGTGGCACTAGGGATTCTTGTGAGGAGATACTATTCAAGTGGGGTTACCACAAAACAGAACCAGATCAAGCTCATCGTGTGTCTTGTTAtcattcttggttcttcatgtggaattGCAGCTTACTGGGCCAGCAGTGATGGTTGGATCGGGTATGTCATAGCTGGACCATTGTGGCTTATAGGGACCGGAGGACTTTGGCTTGGTGTTCCACAGGCAAAGCAGCCAAAACTCTGGGGAGTGCCTTTGGTTCCATGGCTACCTTCTCTGTCCATTGCCATTAACATATTCCTTCTTGGCTCTATTGATAAGCAATCGTTTATAAGGTTTTTGGCTTGGACAGGGTTTCTCTTGGTATACTATGTTTTTGTGGGGTTGCATGCTTCTTATGACACTGCAAAACAATTTGAAACCCAAAAGGGAACCAAGGAGGCTGAGGCACATTGGAACAAGGTTGAAGAGGGAGTGGATGGAAAAGTGTCTCATACACCATCCACTTCCTAG
- the LOC130966331 gene encoding glucan endo-1,3-beta-glucosidase 13 has protein sequence MKKNAWLLLCLLFMECYLDKAMGRGIATQEKEDAAMPVATMSPPEGNTTFIDGTTWCVALGGVSQVDLQNALDWACGLGMADCAAIQQGGACYEPDTLLSHASFAFNSYYQSNGNSDIACNFGGTATITKHNPSYGKCVFRTSGSLDSSTASMGKHRQSLIWWEKIGTILWLSYIWM, from the exons ATGAAAAAGAATGCGTGGCTTCTCTTATGCCTGCTTTTTATGGAATGTTATCTCG ATAAAGCCATGGGAAGGGGAATAGCAACGCAAGAGAAGGAAGATGCAGCAATGCCAGTGGCAACAATGTCGCCGCCGGAAGGCAACACGACATTCATCGACGGCACGACATGGTGTGTAGCGTTAGGCGGTGTTTCTCAAGTTGATTTGCAGAATGCTCTGGACTGGGCTTGTGGCCTTGGAATGGCGGATTGCGCCGCCATTCAACAAGGCGGAGCGTGTTATGAACCGGACACACTGCTGTCTCATGCATCCTTTGCCTTCAACAGCTATTATCAATCTAATGGCAACTCTGATATTGCTTGTAATTTTGGAGGAACTGCTACTATCACCAAACATAATCCCA GTTATGGAAAATGTGTCTTTCGTACTTCTGG ATCTTTAGATTCTTCTACAGCTTCTATGGGAAAACACAGGCAAAGCTTGATTTGGTGGGAAAAAATTGGTACCATTCTATGGCTTTCATACATTTGGATGTGA
- the LOC130970487 gene encoding protein kinase PINOID-like, giving the protein MLETGGAAAPDSELTLDTANCTQRSSNSTQSNCSTSFSRLSFDLLPTSSPENLSLKPHRSSDFAYSAILRRKTALTFHDFCLIRRIGAGDIGTVYLCRLRNSDNEDEQEEKLNPNCLYAMKVVDKNAVALKKKSQRAEMERRILKMLDHPFLPTLYAEFEASHFSCIVMEFCSGGDLHSLRHKFPHNRFPLTSARFYAAEVLVALEYLHMLGIIYRDLKPENVLVRSDGHIMLSDFDLSLCSDAIPAVQSSDCFHDTSFPSALQYSATHTTPFSCFPNRMFRSRKVQTVQPDRLFVAEPVSARSCSFVGTHEYVSPEVAAGGSHGNAVDWWSFGVFIYELIYGRTPYVAQSNEATLRNIIKNPLRFPTATPSSALERHARDLICGLLHKDPGQRLGSKRGAADVKKHPFFKGLNMALIRMLTPPQVPGLKRHKTTSWLTKDDSNNLISNSNKQYSKASFDYFF; this is encoded by the exons ATGCTAGAGACTGGTGGTGCTGCTGCACCTGATTCTGAGCTCACTTTGGACACTGCAAATTGCACGCAACGAAGCTCTAACAGCACCCAAAGCAACTGCAGCACCAGCTTCAGCCGTCTTTCCTTCGACCTCCTCCCCACCTCTTCGCCGGAAAATCTTTCCCTCAAGCCTCACCGCTCCTCCGACTTTGCCTATTCCGCCATCCTCCGCCGCAAGACGGCCCTCACCTTTCACGACTTTTGCCTCATCCGCCGCATCGGCGCCGGAGACATCGGCACAGTCTACCTCTGCCGCCTCCGCAACAGTGACAATGAAGACGAACAAGAAGAAAAACTTAATCCGAACTGCCTGTATGCTATGAAGGTAGTGGATAAAAACGCTGTGGCACTAAAGAAAAAATCACAGAGAGCCGAAATGGAGAGAAGGATCCTGAAGATGCTGGACCATCCTTTTCTCCCTACCCTCTACGCCGAGTTCGAAGCCTCGCACTTCTCTTGCATCGTCATGGAATTTTGCTCCGGTGGAGACTTGCACTCCCTCCGCCACAAGTTTCCTCACAATCGTTTTCCCTTAACTTCTGCAAG GTTTTATGCTGCTGAAGTGTTGGTGGCATTAGAGTACCTTCACATGCTGGGAATCATTTACAGGGATCTCAAACCCGAGAACGTGTTAGTCAGATCAGACGGTCACATCATGCTCTCCGATTTCGATCTTTCTCTCTGCTCAGATGCAATCCCAGCCGTTCAATCCTCTGATTGCTTCCACGATACTTCCTTCCCGTCCGCATTGCAATACTCTGCCACACACACTACCCCGTTTTCGTGCTTCCCCAATCGGATGTTCCGATCACGTAAAGTCCAAACCGTTCAACCAGACCGGCTCTTCGTGGCCGAACCGGTCTCCGCTCGATCATGCTCTTTCGTTGGGACGCACGAGTATGTCTCGCCGGAGGTAGCAGCCGGTGGATCACACGGCAATGCCGTAGACTGGTGGTCATTCGGGGTATTCATCTACGAGCTAATATACGGTCGTACGCCGTATGTGGCTCAATCGAACGAAGCTACACTGCGAAACATCATAAAGAATCCCCTGAGGTTCCCTACGGCCACGCCCTCTAGCGCGCTTGAGCGTCACGCGCGGGACCTCATCTGCGGCTTGCTTCACAAGGACCCTGGTCAGAGGCTGGGTTCGAAGCGCGGCGCTGCTGACGTCAAGAAGCATCCGTTTTTCAAAGGGCTCAACATGGCGCTGATTCGTATGTTGACGCCACCACAAGTCCCCggcttgaaaagacacaaaacgaCGTCGTGGCTGACAAAGGACGATAGTAATAATCTTATCAGCAACAGTAACAAACAGTATTCTAAGGCGTCGTTTGACTATTTCTTTTGA
- the LOC130970825 gene encoding uncharacterized protein LOC130970825 isoform X2 yields the protein MGRRRKLKEREEEEEEDNHHIVLTDSSPHSYSPSHSPIILNPNPADYWSPMSTEKHANADADADADADADADANMVSSRRASLRSATKRTIQAPPCAQESPSRHQSEDEYIQNGYKVKQESMPILRKILAKYGDIAKDCTLTGKTSRSMYLGMIIDIIQELQEKDLGRIEQDYLQDMIGLVKEFKNIRLEVGWLLQRLQDVLEASRIMTECCVLKEKRESIRRAVEAREEELEECETEKMALEARIRAICEQEAACKEAFASDLNEISRITETISSFKPKVGRFHHSLASDLL from the exons ATGGGAAGACGAAGGAAACTAAAGgagcgtgaagaagaagaagaagaagacaaccATCACATTGTGCTCACCGATTCCTCTCCTCACAGCTACTCTCCCTCTCATTCACCTATCATTCTCAACCCCAACCCG GCTGATTATTGGTCTCCCATGTCAACCGAAAAGCATGCAAATGCAGATGCAGATGCAGATGCAGATGCAGATGCAGATGCAGATGCTAACATGGTTTCTTCTCGTCGCGCATCACTGAGATCTGCTACTAAGCGGACCATTCAG GCTCCACCTTGTGCTCAAGAATCACCTTCAAGACATCAAAGCGAGGATGAATATATTCAAAACGGATACAAAGTGAAGCAGGAATCAATGCCAATATTGAGAAAAATTCTTGCCAAATATGGAGACATTGCTAAGGATTGTACACTAACAGGGAAAACGTCTCGTTCGATGTACCTGGGGATGATAATAGACATAATCCAAGAGTTGCAGGAGAAGGATTTAGGTAGAATCGAACAAGATTACCTGCAAGATATGATTGGCCTTGTCAAAGAATTTAAGAATATAAGATTGGAGGTTGGCTGGCTTCTTCAGAGACTCCAAGATGTTCTCGAAGCGAGCAGGATTATGACAGAATGTTGCGTGTTGAAAGAGAAGCGAGAAAGCATCCGGAGAGCCGTTGAAGCAAGAGAGGAAGAGCTGGAAGAATGTGAAACAGAGAAAATGGCACTTGAAGCAAGGATTCGAGCGATTTGTGAACAAGAGGCTGCATGCAAGGAGGCATTTGCTAGTGATCTGAATGAGATTTCAAGGATAACAGAAACCATCTCATCCTTCAAACCAAAAGTGGGACGGTTTCATCACTCACTTGCAAGTGATTTGCTCTAG
- the LOC130970825 gene encoding uncharacterized protein LOC130970825 isoform X1, which yields MGRRRKLKEREEEEEEDNHHIVLTDSSPHSYSPSHSPIILNPNPADYWSPMSTEKHANADADADADADADADANMVSSRRASLRSATKRTIQACQAPPCAQESPSRHQSEDEYIQNGYKVKQESMPILRKILAKYGDIAKDCTLTGKTSRSMYLGMIIDIIQELQEKDLGRIEQDYLQDMIGLVKEFKNIRLEVGWLLQRLQDVLEASRIMTECCVLKEKRESIRRAVEAREEELEECETEKMALEARIRAICEQEAACKEAFASDLNEISRITETISSFKPKVGRFHHSLASDLL from the exons ATGGGAAGACGAAGGAAACTAAAGgagcgtgaagaagaagaagaagaagacaaccATCACATTGTGCTCACCGATTCCTCTCCTCACAGCTACTCTCCCTCTCATTCACCTATCATTCTCAACCCCAACCCG GCTGATTATTGGTCTCCCATGTCAACCGAAAAGCATGCAAATGCAGATGCAGATGCAGATGCAGATGCAGATGCAGATGCAGATGCTAACATGGTTTCTTCTCGTCGCGCATCACTGAGATCTGCTACTAAGCGGACCATTCAG GCATGTCAGGCTCCACCTTGTGCTCAAGAATCACCTTCAAGACATCAAAGCGAGGATGAATATATTCAAAACGGATACAAAGTGAAGCAGGAATCAATGCCAATATTGAGAAAAATTCTTGCCAAATATGGAGACATTGCTAAGGATTGTACACTAACAGGGAAAACGTCTCGTTCGATGTACCTGGGGATGATAATAGACATAATCCAAGAGTTGCAGGAGAAGGATTTAGGTAGAATCGAACAAGATTACCTGCAAGATATGATTGGCCTTGTCAAAGAATTTAAGAATATAAGATTGGAGGTTGGCTGGCTTCTTCAGAGACTCCAAGATGTTCTCGAAGCGAGCAGGATTATGACAGAATGTTGCGTGTTGAAAGAGAAGCGAGAAAGCATCCGGAGAGCCGTTGAAGCAAGAGAGGAAGAGCTGGAAGAATGTGAAACAGAGAAAATGGCACTTGAAGCAAGGATTCGAGCGATTTGTGAACAAGAGGCTGCATGCAAGGAGGCATTTGCTAGTGATCTGAATGAGATTTCAAGGATAACAGAAACCATCTCATCCTTCAAACCAAAAGTGGGACGGTTTCATCACTCACTTGCAAGTGATTTGCTCTAG
- the LOC130965246 gene encoding uncharacterized protein LOC130965246, which translates to MKSSRVDHYTGQPGDERGLEGVATNMKLLLKLIEDYNGSKESDQHKIQRVNGIMSILDETRGRVQRFQMNNMKTNQIKRELRRSNSDIKSSSVVIAREKTITDEKERMRRELQSSFVVRQSLQALCSSLGKEKQIMACELARKAQELAEMEELVADLKEQNEMLMKKLNSNIKIDEGGNRNNVVLHEMNRTLTHQLQISLDGYRSLKIKYMETQEENRDIHADMKEMEVQVQAGIQRLQGLKKIAEMIAKNDKERKAIKDQILALEQLLASLHMKISKYTNKT; encoded by the exons ATGAAAAGTTCTCGTGTAGATCATTACACTGGACAACCAGGAGATGAACGAGGTTTGGAAG GCGTGGCTACGAATATGAAGCTATTGCTTAAGTTAATTGAAGATTACAATGGAAGTAAAGAGAGCGATCAACACAAGATTCAAAGGGTGAATGGAATCATGTCTATCTTAGATGAGACAAGGGGAAGGGTTCAAAGATTTCAAATGAACAATATGAAAACGAACCAAATAAAGCGCGAATTGAGAAGGAGCAACTCGGATATCAAGTCCAGTAGCGTTGTGATTGCAAGAGAGAAAACCATCACAGACGAGAAAGAAAGGATGAGGAGAGAGCTCCAATCAAGCTTCGTGGTAAGGCAGAGCCTTCAAGCCCTGTGTTCGAGTCTCGGGAAAGAGAAGCAGATCATGGCCTGCGAGCTGGCGCGAAAGGCGCAGGAGCTGGCGGAGATGGAGGAGCTGGTGGCTGATCTCAAAGAACAAAACGAGATGCTCATGAAGAAGTTGAACTCAAATATCAAAATAGATGAAGGTGGTAACCGTAACAACGTAGTGTTGCATGAGATGAACAGAACACTGACTCATCAACTGCAAATATCACTTGATGGATATAGAAGTCTCAAGATAAAATACATGGAGACGCAAGAGGAGAATCGGGATATTCATGCTGATATGAAAGAGATGGAGGTGCAAGTTCAAGCTGGGATTCAGAGATTACAAGGCTTGAAGAAGATTGCAGAAATGATTGCAAAAAatgataaagaaagaaaagctATCAAAGACCAAATTTTGGCTTTAGAGCAATTGCTAGCCTCTCTTCACATGAAAATTTCCAAATATACGAACAAAACATAG
- the LOC130970804 gene encoding uncharacterized protein LOC130970804 has translation MATVSLPRNCGCLLNSVDFLHTRTTYYSSTFITCLTSRRRYSRCSFAKNSKRNGGEAVRDEAGNEGGEKNSKFIASRSSVLQACTITSALIAALGVAIRQVSHVASAEGLPILDCSSQVSFGFEMWHLELITGLVVFISSSRYLLLNTWTDFADSSQAANLQVLSSLQPLDYMFVAFLPGISEELLFRGAILPLFGMNLNGVGVAALIFGVLHLGNGRKSSFAIWATFVGLAYGYATILSSSLVVPMASHALNNLIGGLLWRYTSNASSQK, from the exons ATGGCTACAGTTTCGCTACCTCGCAACTGTGGCTGTTTGTTGAATAGCGTGGATTTTCTTCACACCCGCACCACATACTACTCTTCCACCTTCATCACTTGTCTTACTTCCA GGAGAAGATATAGCAGATGCTCCTTTGCAAAGAATTCCaaaagaaatggaggagaggcaGTTAGAGATGAGGCTGGAAATGAAGGAGGCGAGAAGAACTCCAAGTTTATAGCATCAAGGAGTAGTGTGCTTCAAGCTTGCACAATAACCTCTGCTCTGATTGCTGCATTGGGAGTGGCCATACGGCAGGTGTCTCATGTTGCATCAGCTGAAGGGTTGCCAATTTTGGATTGTTCCTCACAAGTATCAT TTGGTTTTGAGATGTGGCATCTTGAGTTGATTACAGGACTTGTAGTGTTCATATCTTCATCTCGCTATTTGCTGTTGAACACATGGACAGATTTTGCCGATTCAAGCCAGGCAGCTAATCTGCAG GTCCTTAGCTCTCTTCAACCCCTGGATTACATGTTTGTTGCATTCCTTCCCGGGATTAGTGAG GAACTACTTTTCCGAGGTGCCATTCTGCCGCTTTTCGGAATGAACTTGAACGGTGTTGGGGTAGCTGCCTTGATCTTTGGTGTTTTGCACCTAGGCAACGGTCGAAAGTCGTCCTTTGCCATCTG GGCAACCTTTGTTGGTCTTGCTTATGGATACGCTACAATTTTATCCTCTAGCCTTGTAGTTCCCATGGCCTCTCATGCACTCAACAACCTGATTGGAGGGCTATTATGGCGGTACACATCA